Below is a window of Pseudomonas sp. B21-040 DNA.
GCACGTTACCGAAAATGATCCCCGGTTTGGTGATTTGGATAAAGTGCTTAAAGGACATCCGGACTTTCCTCAGTGCGCCATCATGACGGTGTGGATGCTGAACATGATCCACAGCGACAAGCCAACCAACAGAACGATTACCAATGCGGCGAAAACAAACGCGATCACGTTGTTACGCTGGGCAGCGGAGCGGTCCAGGTGGAGGAAGTACACCAGGTGAACAAGCACCTGGATAACTGCGAAGACCAGTACGATCCACAGGGTCATGGCTTTCGGCAGCGACGGGTACATCACCAGGCCGAAAGGAATGATCGTCAGGATCACCGACAGGATGAAGCCGATGGCGTACGACTTGACGCTGCCGTGGCTGTCGTCGTGACTGTCGTGGCCATTGTGTGAGTGAGCTGCGTTAGCCATTACAGGGTCCCCATCAGGTAAACAACGGTGAATACGCAGATCCACACCACGTCCAGGAAGTGCCAGAACAGGCTCAGGCAGCTCAGACGGGTTTTGTTGGTCGACGTCAGGCCTTTTTTCTGGACCTGATACATCATGATCGCCATCCAGATCAGACCGCTGGTCACGTGCAGACCGTGGGTGCCGACCAGGGTGAAGAACCCGGACAGGAAGCCGCTGCGGTTAGGACCGTAGCCTTCGGAGATCAGCATGTGGAACTCGTTGATCTC
It encodes the following:
- the cyoD gene encoding cytochrome o ubiquinol oxidase subunit IV, with protein sequence MANAAHSHNGHDSHDDSHGSVKSYAIGFILSVILTIIPFGLVMYPSLPKAMTLWIVLVFAVIQVLVHLVYFLHLDRSAAQRNNVIAFVFAALVIVLLVGLSLWIMFSIHTVMMAH